GGAATAAGAGTATAGTAGTCTTAAGGAAGGGGGAGTGTAGATTGATCAGGATATCAAGAGCGAAGAAAGTCTTATTGCTCACTTTGGCCATCATCATCTTCATCATCGCCAACCGGATCTCGAGCGTGCAGCATTTGACAGCAAGATTCGCCGCCAGTATGTATGTGAGCTTGAAATATCAAGAACTTGACCTCGAATACCAAAACGTGGAATATTCACCCCAGTTCGAAGATTACTCTGTCGCCTATAAGGACAGGGATGGCAGGGTATACGGCTTTATGGTCACTCCTAAATCAATGCCTGTCATCATCATGCATGATCCCCTCAGTGAGACTCCTTAGAAATACAAACTATTTTTCTTTCAATCTTTCACGAATCATGTATAATAAATGAATAATAACTTAATGAACGTAACCACAAGGGGAGCGAAAGCTGAGAGTGAACACATTGTTCTGACCCTCTGAACCTGTTAGTTAGGACTAGCGTAGGGATGTGGAAAATAAGCAATGAATGGTCTAATTCATGCTGTATCTTCATTCCCCCTTTATGGTTTCGGTTCAATATTCCAGGGGGATTTTTTTATGAAAAATTTACGTCTTGTCGTACTGCTGGAAGCTTCATTGATGGCGGCTTTCGCTGTGATCCTTGATCTGCTTCCTTCTATTAAACTGTCACCGAGCATCTCTATTTCAATCGCGATGGTGCCGATCTTTCTACTATCCTATCGAAGAGGCATGACAGCCGGTATCCTGGCAGGATTTGTTTGGGGGATCCTGCAGATTGCCCTCGGAGACGCCTGGATTGCGACACCTGTCCAAATGGTGATCGAGTATTTCATCGCCTTCGCTTTCATCGGATTTGCCGGGCTCCTTTCCGGTAGAATTCAATCGGCATTAGGAGAGAACAGAAAATCCAAAGCGATTCTGTGGGTGATCCTTGCTACGTTTTTAGGCAGCCTGGCGAGGTATTTCTGGCATTTCATCGCAGGCTTTATCTTTTTTGCCGAATATGCACCGGAAGATATGTCTCCGGTACTTTTCTCATTCGTCGTAAACGGCATCACGATGCTCGGCTCGGCGATCCTTTGTGCACTGACACTGGTGATCATCACCAATATCGCACCGAGACTGATCAAAGTGCGTACAGCACGTCAGGAAATGACCCGCAAAGCTTCTTAATATGCCGGACCGGTCCTTTTGGGGCCGGTCTTTTTTTGAGGAGAGATCATATTCAGCCTCTCATATTAAATCTCCGTTAAATCATGATGTTCCTCATTGCTTACACACTCTCTTTCCGATAAACTAAACCTATTCAAAAAATAGTACGTGTGGAGAGATCGTATGGAAGCAAAAATGATAAGAAGATATGACATTATGGAGGTCAGCCTCCTCGCAGGGAAGATCATGCTGCAAAGCGGGGCCGAGACTTACCGGGTGGAAGATACGATGATGCGGATCGCCGCTTCCTATGGTATCTCCGAATCCCATAGCTACGTGACCCCGACCGGGATCATCTTCTCGATTGAAACGTCTGAACCGACAAAAACGAAGCTGATTCGAATCAACGAGCGTTCAACGGACCTTGAAAAGGTGACCCTCGTCAACAGCATCTCCCGGCAGATCAGCCTGGGCCACCTTACGATTGAAGAAGCGTACAACGCCCTTGAAAAGTTGGATGAATCCGACCTGTCTTATTCACTCCTGCTTCAAGTCGCGGCAGCATCGATCGCCAGCGGCTGCTTCCTCATCATGTTCCAGGGGATCTGGAAGGATTTCATCCCGGCGTTGATCACTGGGGGCATCGGATTTACAAGCCTGATCTATTTCCACCGCTTCGTACCGATCAAGTTCTTTGCAGAATTCCTGGCGTCCTTCATCATCGGGATGCTTTCCTTCGGTTTCGTACAGCTCGGATATGGACAGGAATTGGATAAGATCATCATCGGATCCGTCATGCCGCTTGTACCCGGACTGTTAATCACGAACGCGGTCAGGGACCTCATGGCCGGACATCTCGTCTCCGGTTTATCAAAAGGGGCAGAAGCCTTCCTGACCGCCTTTGCGATCGGCACGGGCATCGCGGTCGTATTCACGCTCACGTAGAGTGAAAAACGTTAAGAAAGATTTGAGGTGAAAAAGGGATGCTCATCATCGAACAATTAATCACAAGCTTCATTTCCGCAGCGGCATTCGGCATCATCTTCAATGCCCCGAAACAATCCCTTTTCAAATGCGGAATTGTCGGGATGCTTGGGTGGATCATCTATATCATCATGATCCTGAACGAAGCAGACACCGTGCTTGCCACGCTGCTTGCCTCCTTTGTCGTCGCCGTGGTCAGCCAGGTGTTTGCAAAGATGTACAAAACCCCGGTCATCATCTTCTCTGTTGCCGGGATCATCCCCCTCGTTCCGGGAGGGCTTGCTTATGATGCAATGCGAAACTTTGTTCAGAACGACTACAACGCTGCCATCAACCTGGCGGCCAAAGCCTTCATGATCTCAGGCTCCATCGCCATCGGACTCATCTTCTCCGAAGTCATCAACCAGCTCATCCGAAACGCCAAACTGAACGCCAGCGCCCGGCGAATGAGATAGAGGGACGGACCTTGCTTGTGTGAGGTCTTTTTTTGAGGTTGGCATGGGGGTGTGGTACTGCTCGTCGTTGCGATAGCGATTTTTCGACAAAGAGATCATATATTGAGCATCACGCTCATATATCAGGATTCGAGCTCATAAATTAAAAATCCGGCTCATATTTTTCGAAAGCGGCTCATAAATAGTGGAAACCGGCTCATAAGTGAGGGAAGAGAGCCGGTTTTGGTCT
The nucleotide sequence above comes from Bacillus sp. KH172YL63. Encoded proteins:
- the thiT gene encoding energy-coupled thiamine transporter ThiT is translated as MKNLRLVVLLEASLMAAFAVILDLLPSIKLSPSISISIAMVPIFLLSYRRGMTAGILAGFVWGILQIALGDAWIATPVQMVIEYFIAFAFIGFAGLLSGRIQSALGENRKSKAILWVILATFLGSLARYFWHFIAGFIFFAEYAPEDMSPVLFSFVVNGITMLGSAILCALTLVIITNIAPRLIKVRTARQEMTRKAS
- a CDS encoding threonine/serine exporter family protein; its protein translation is MEAKMIRRYDIMEVSLLAGKIMLQSGAETYRVEDTMMRIAASYGISESHSYVTPTGIIFSIETSEPTKTKLIRINERSTDLEKVTLVNSISRQISLGHLTIEEAYNALEKLDESDLSYSLLLQVAAASIASGCFLIMFQGIWKDFIPALITGGIGFTSLIYFHRFVPIKFFAEFLASFIIGMLSFGFVQLGYGQELDKIIIGSVMPLVPGLLITNAVRDLMAGHLVSGLSKGAEAFLTAFAIGTGIAVVFTLT
- a CDS encoding threonine/serine exporter family protein, producing the protein MLIIEQLITSFISAAAFGIIFNAPKQSLFKCGIVGMLGWIIYIIMILNEADTVLATLLASFVVAVVSQVFAKMYKTPVIIFSVAGIIPLVPGGLAYDAMRNFVQNDYNAAINLAAKAFMISGSIAIGLIFSEVINQLIRNAKLNASARRMR